The Sphingosinicella humi genome has a window encoding:
- a CDS encoding proline racemase family protein has protein sequence MNSDVRRLFVTDMHTAGEPVRIVTGGYPELSGATILDKRQEARRLHDDLRRALMLEPRGHAGMYGVIPVQPSDPRADFAALFTHGEGYSTMCGHATIALGQWLVESGRLPAVEPETRFALELPCGVVDVRCRVEDGRVTATAFDSVPAFLSQTDVQLDVPGLGSVTFDLAYGGAFYAVLPASRLGLDFFETPLDRLVAAAAALTDAARKALDIVHPEAEDLGFLYGTILTDDAPPPEPTYNLCVFADGQIDRSPTGSGVTARLARDHARGLIAPGVERRFFGPTGIPFSGSVIELLDAPVSGAVRARVSGRSACSGTAVFEIHADDPLGLGFTLPARFGAQVGAGD, from the coding sequence ATGAACTCAGATGTGAGGCGGCTTTTCGTTACCGACATGCACACCGCCGGGGAGCCGGTGCGCATCGTCACCGGCGGCTATCCGGAGCTTTCCGGCGCCACGATCCTCGACAAGCGCCAGGAGGCGCGGCGACTCCACGACGACCTTCGCCGAGCCCTGATGCTGGAGCCGCGGGGGCATGCCGGCATGTATGGCGTGATCCCGGTCCAGCCGAGCGATCCGCGCGCCGACTTTGCCGCCCTGTTCACCCACGGCGAGGGCTACAGCACCATGTGCGGCCATGCGACGATCGCGCTCGGCCAATGGCTGGTGGAGAGCGGCCGCCTGCCGGCCGTGGAGCCAGAGACCCGATTCGCGCTGGAACTCCCCTGCGGCGTGGTCGACGTCCGATGCCGGGTCGAAGATGGCCGAGTCACCGCCACGGCCTTCGACAGCGTGCCTGCCTTCCTCAGCCAGACCGACGTTCAGCTCGATGTCCCCGGCCTTGGATCGGTCACGTTCGATCTCGCTTATGGCGGCGCCTTCTACGCAGTGCTGCCGGCGTCCCGCCTCGGACTCGACTTCTTCGAGACGCCGCTCGACCGACTGGTCGCGGCCGCGGCCGCGCTTACCGACGCGGCCCGAAAAGCGCTCGACATTGTCCATCCCGAGGCGGAGGATCTGGGCTTCCTCTACGGCACGATTCTGACCGACGACGCGCCGCCGCCTGAGCCGACCTATAATCTCTGCGTCTTCGCGGACGGCCAGATCGACCGCAGCCCCACCGGCAGCGGCGTCACCGCGCGGCTGGCGCGGGATCATGCGCGCGGACTCATTGCGCCCGGCGTCGAACGCCGCTTCTTTGGCCCCACCGGAATTCCCTTCAGCGGAAGCGTGATCGAGCTATTGGACGCTCCGGTGTCGGGCGCCGTCCGCGCGCGCGTATCCGGCCGGTCCGCCTGTAGTGGGACGGCGGTTTTCGAAATTCATGCCGACGACCCGCTCGGCCTCGGCTTCACCTTGCCGGCTCGTTTCGGCGCACAGGTGGGCGCAGGCGACTGA